From Pseudomonas sp. G2-4:
GGCGCGGCTGGCCGTTGACGTAGACCAGCGACAGGGTGTCGCCGGGATAGATCAGGTTGGGGTTTTCGATCTGCGGATTGGCCTGCCAGAGTTCCGGCCATTTCCAGGGTTCGCGCAGGTACTTGCCGGAAATGTCCCACAGCGTGTCCCCCGTCACCACTGTGTATTGCTGGGGAAAACCTTCCCGAAGTTGCACTTGCCCATGCGCGATACCGGCCGAGGCCAGAAGGAGCAGGGCGAGTAGTGATTTCCTCATGCGGTGAATCCCTTTATTATGTGCGTTCGCGTAAAACGCCAGAGCCCCCGTGGCTCGCTTCTTGAGAAGCTGTGTCTCAGAAGCAACGTTTTACAACGGTAGCCTGCATCCCAAGACACGCCAGGCCAGCCACCCGACTTTACCTCACACGTGCATTTATCAAGCTTATGGCCATTTTGAACATTCTCGAATTTCCGGACCCGCGCCTGCGCACTATCGCCAAACCCGTGGCCGTAGTGGACGACGAAGTGCGTCAGTTGGTCGATGACATGTTTGAAACAATGTATGAGGCGCCAGGCATCGGCCTCGCCGCGACCCAGGTCAACGTGCACAAGCGTATCGTCGTGATGGACCTCTCCGAAGACCGCAGCGAACCGCGAGTGTTCATCAACCCCGAGTTCGAAACCCTGACCGACGAGATGGACCAATACCAGGAAGGCTGCCTGTCGGTGCCGGGCTTCTATGAAAACGTCGACCGCCCGCAGAAAGTCAAGATCAAGGCCCTGGACCGCGACGGCCAGCCTTACGAGCTGATCGCCGAAGGGTTGCTGGCGGTGTGCATCCAGCACGAGTGTGACCACCTCAACGGCAAGCTGTTCGTCGATTACCTGTCTACCCTCAAGCGTGACCGGATCAAGAAAAAACTGGAAAAACTTCATCGCCAGAATGCTTGATGCCTCCTTTCAAAGGCTTGCCCCGGCAAGCCTTTTTCTTTTTGCGACTGCTTTGTAATTGAGAGCTTCCCATGACTGAGCCACTGCGCATCGTCTTTGCCGGCACTCCCGAATTTGCCGCCGAACACCTCAAGGCCTTGTTGGCCAGCCCTCATGAAATCATCGCGGTCTATACCCAGCCGGATCGGCCGGCCGGCCGTGGGCAGAAACTGATGCCCAGCCCGGTCAAGCAGCTTGCCCTGGAAAATGGCATCCAGGTGTTGCAGCCGCCGACCCTGCGGGATGCACAAGCCCAGGCCGAACTGGCGGCGCTGCAGCCGGATTTGATGGTGGTGGTCGCCTACGGTTTGATCCTGCCGCAAGTGGTGCT
This genomic window contains:
- the def gene encoding peptide deformylase, coding for MAILNILEFPDPRLRTIAKPVAVVDDEVRQLVDDMFETMYEAPGIGLAATQVNVHKRIVVMDLSEDRSEPRVFINPEFETLTDEMDQYQEGCLSVPGFYENVDRPQKVKIKALDRDGQPYELIAEGLLAVCIQHECDHLNGKLFVDYLSTLKRDRIKKKLEKLHRQNA